CGGTCTGAATAAATACACCAGCGTACGCAAACGCATCCTTGGTTTGGACGAGATCCACACCTACGATATGATGTGTCCCCTGTTTCCCGATCGCGACTACGAAGTGCCGTATGACAGCGCCATCAAGGAGATTCTCGAAGCGGTGAAACCGCTTGGAGAGGATTATGTTAAAGTTCTTAGCCGTGCTTTTGATTCGCGCTGGGTTGATGTTTTTGAAACCGAGAGCAAAGGAAGCGGCGCTTACAATTGGGGCAGCTATGGTGTACATCCGTTTGTCCTGATGAACTACAACGACACTATCGACAACATGTTCACTCTCGCCCACGAAATGGGCCATTCCCTGCACAGCTATCTGTCCTGCAAGACTCAGCCGTTTGCCAAGTCGCAATATTCGATATTTGTCGCCGAAGTCGCCTCAACGCTCAACGAAGGATTGGTGCTTCAGCACCTGTTGAAAAAAGCAGCTGACGACCGCGACCGGCTCTACCTGCTCAATCGCTACCTTGACAACACCTGGGGAACGTTCTTTAACCAGGTCATGTACGGCCGATTCGAATTGAAGATTCATCAGGAAATCGAAGGCGGTGGGGCATTGTCGCCGGACATGATGAGCACATTGTGGAAAGAGCTGACCCGGAAATACTATGGACCGGACATGACTATCGATGAGTTCTCTCCACTCAAATGGAGCCGTATCCCACATTTCTATCTGAACTTCTATGTTTTCCAATACGCCACTTCATACGCCGCTTCACAAGCCATTCTAAACAAAGTGACTTCTGGCGAAGATGGCATCATCGACCGCTATTTGGAATTGCTGTCATCGGGCGGCAATGATTACCCAATAGAGCAGCTGAAGAAGTGTGGCGTTGATATGTCGACCCCGGCCCCGGTCGATGCTACGCTCAAATACTTCGCGCAGCAGGTAGATGAACTGGATAAATTGGGGTAAGGGGGCGGCACAGTGCCGTAGTTATTACCGGACTGCCTACGCTACTTCACCGTCTTTTTTGGGCTGAAATACTTGCGTGTCAGGTTCTTAAGGCGTAGCTCGAGTTCCGGGGAGGGTGATTCTACCACTTCGCGGTGGATTTCCTCCCCAATACCCATGAAACTATTGAGAAGCTCCGGATCGAAGTGCGAACCGGATTCGTCTCGCATGGTCTTCATTGCCCGATCCAGTGAAAGGGCTGGCTTGTAGGGACGCTCAGAAGTTAATGCATCAAACACGTCCACGACCGCAAACAGCCTCGCGTTGAGGGGAATCTTATCCCCGGCCAGACCGGCCACGTAGCCGCTGCCATCCCATTTTTCGTGATGATACAGTATAACATCACGCGCATCATCCAACCAGTGCGCCCCCCGGACAATATATGCCCCCCGTTCTACATGGCTATCCATGATGTGGCGCTCGTCAGAGGCCAGTTTCCCGGGTTTGATCATAATCGCATCCGGGATGCCTATCTTTCCTACATCGTGAAGAAACGACCCTTTCATTAGTGACCTGATTTGCTCGTTCTCCAGACCGTGGGCTTCCGCCAACAGCACGGCGGCAATTGTAACGCGAAAGTTATGATCGTTTGTGCCGGTGTCACGCTCCGCAATCGCACTTCCCAATGCCCCGATCATGTCCATATGAGAAAACAGCAGATCGCGGCGAAAAGCATGCATCAGGCCATCAATGATTTTGTCAAAATCCATCGGAGTACCGGGTTGCCCCGCCTCGCGGACCGTTATTGACTCTGCAGGTGAATCCCCATTATCACACTCCCCGGTACACACATCAGCTACCTGTTCCTGCAATTCAGAAAGCAAAATATGCACTACTTCCTGGCAATAAGCATCAAAACTCAAACCCGGCGGTTTGAGGCTGCACATTCTCACCATTTCATCGGCAACGATTTGTTTCACCTGCGAGTTGGACAGTCGCAGGGCGATGAGTCTGCGAATAGTAGCATCAAGCACAACAGGCTCCTCCCGGCTTCCGGCTGGCGGTGGAACACCTGGGTTGGAGTGGTTCCGACCGTTAGCCTTTTCCCAGATATATTATACACTCAGATCAACCGGGACGCGAATGGATTTTTCGACACGCAGATACGTGTCGTCAGAGTAGCTCTGGCCTAAAGTGGGCCAATAACGCATTGGCTTAATAAGTCTTTATAAAATATAGACTAAAGAAGAACTCTCGTCTGCCGCATCGCTCATAACAACCCGGTAAGCTTGTCGGTAGCACTGAAGGGTTTTACCCGGCCTATTTTTTGAGATGATAGTAGGCCCAATTGTTCGAGTTCTTCAAGGTCTTTTCTGGCTGTTACTCTGGAAACGTCGTAGATCTGAGAGTGAGTCCTAATGGAGGTAGTTGCCTCGGGATTCTTGTGGAAGAATCGAATCAACTGCACCTGACGGTCGTTCACTGTAAACCTTTTTCTGATCGTAGTCAGCATTTTGCGATTTTCAGCCCCTTGCCTCCTCACATGGCGTTCAAACTGCCTCCTTGCCTGTGAGATCTTCCTAAGGTTGTAATCAATGAAATAGGTCAGGTCGTTGTCGTCCTGTTCGGAATACACATATGCGTCACGGTACTGAACCGGGGATGCCTTTATCACTTTGGAGACAGGCAAATACGAGAATGCCCAATAGTCTTTTCTCAGCAGATACCAATAGAAAATCGTTCTTGCCAGTCTTCCGTTTCCATCGACAAATGGGTGGAGAAACCCAAGCCAGAAATGTAGTATGATCGCTTTTATCACTGGATGAATGAACTGTTGTGGTGTTAGGTCGCTGTTGGCAAACTGTACAAACTTTTCCATTTCCCGCCTAATGAATTTCTCCTTCGGTGGGATATGATAAATCATCCCCGTCAAGCTGTTCGAGATCACAATGCCATCTGCATTCTTGCGGTAACGCCCACCATTCTGTGCCTCTTCCGTGCTTTTCAAGAGGGCGGCATGCATCTGGAGCAATAGGTCCTCGCTCAATTCCTGATTTTTGATGCCTTCCTCAATGTCGCGCATAACACAGTAGTTATTCAGGATCATTTGTTCGGATTCATTCTTCGGCTCTCGCTGCTCAAGAAGCATCCTCTTGGCGACACGGCGAGTGGTGTTGGCTCCTTCAAGCTGCGATGATGCAATGGCCTCCTCCATGATTCCGCGCGCTATGAATCGCTGTCGCTGGGATTGGTCATCAACCTTCACGGATGCTAAGAATCCCCCAAGCCCCAAGTCCGCCTCATGGAGGAAGTAGTCAAACCCGGGAACCTTCTGCCAAGTGAAGTAAACACCCTTCTCATCCCTCACGGGCGTGCGTACTCTACTCGGCGAAAGCCTACGCGCCGTCTTTACTAGCGCCCAAAACTCCTCCGGTGTTACTCCATCTGGTAAAGGCTTGAAACGAACTTTGTCCCAATGAAGGTATTTGGGCTGGCTCGTGGATTCAATCCAATTGTAGGCTTCTGGAAAACGCCTCAGCAATCTTGCAGAGGTTTCCACAAGGTTATCAATTTCAGGCTTTGGAAGCTTGAAGAAGTCCATGTGTGATTTCCTGTCTGTCGATAGCTCTCTAGAAATTTCTTCGGCTAAGGAATTTAATATACTTATTCCATGTCAATATGTAAAGTGTTATCATATACTTTACATGTTGTATATATATTCGGCCTCGTACTGAATTCCCTGAATTGCAGTGTATATGTAAACTGTTTACATAAACTTTACATATACTTTATATGTTTTCTTCACCCCAAACCTATTGTTTTATCATAAGTAACGAGAATCATAACATGACTTCCTACTAACATGCTCCATCACAACGAATTACGAAGTGAAATTTTCGTTCTCCATAGCCCGTCCATGCCTGGACCACTCCGCGATCTTCCGGTAAGCCTGTGTATCGCAGTATATTGCAAGATTGGGGTTGACTTTGTTGGTTGTTTCTCGTATCTTGTCAGTTCATTGAGATAGAATGAAATGATAGACTTAAGCTATTGATACATAAGGCGTTATATGTTAGGTGTAATTGGCGATCGGTTCTCTATTGGCAAGGAAACCCACGCTCCGTTTTCAGCGGAGCTCCACTACTTCAGGATTGATAAGCGCTACTGGTCGATATGTTTCGAGCGTATCAAGAGAGCGGGTTTCAAAATCATAGCTACTGCTGTACCGTGGAATGTTCATCAGGATGAGGCTAAGCATTTTGATTTTGCTGGTCTTACCGACCCGAAGAAGGATCTTATTGTCTTTTTGGAGCTTGCCCGCGAGTTCGGTTTCAAAGTTATTCTCAGGCCGGGACCGTGGGTAGCTGGCCAGCTTCCTTATGGCGGTTTGCCTAAGTTTCTGTTTAACGATCTGAAGATATTTGCCCGAGATGCGGCCGGTCAGGAAACGGCCCTGGAGTCAAGTTACAATGTCGAGGCCGGCTATTTGCCGAGCTATCTGCATCGCAACTTCCAGTTCCATCTCAAGAGTTTTTTCAAGACCTTCATTGAAATTACCAAAAACTATGTTCATCCTCGTGGTCCGGTGTTCATGGTGGAACTGGACTACGAGACATCTTTTGGCCGCCTGCTTGATCCGGCTAGTGCCGACTACAATCCGGATGTACTGGCAGAGTATTACCCGGAATTTCTCGAAGACAGGTACGGGGATATCAAGAAACTCAACGCTGTGTACAAAGAGAAAAACACTCGATTTGACACCGTAGAACCTCCCCGTAAATTCACCAGGCTGGAGATCAAACATTACCCCAAAATTCTGGATTGGTTCCGGTACCGAGAGTATATGCTGCGTACTTATCTTCAGATGCTGGAGGATATGTTTACCGCCTATACGGTGGAGCCTCTCGTATTTCGATCACTGTATTTTCGTGAGGGTGACTTGCTGCCGTCCTTTAATCTGATCCCGGATGACATGGCTCCATTTCTGAGTGCCAGTACTTTCCCGAAAGGGACCTACTTCGATCTGGCTATGAAGGGTCGATTCTTAAGGGCTGAGTATGGTTTTGCGTTTGCATCGTCCTTTACATCAGGCGCAGCTGCTTCTGACCCGGAGCGCGAGGAAGAACTTGCTCCGATCAGAAACAATGTGCGACGTTTCTATTTTGCGGCGACTATGGCGGCCGGCTTTAAAGGCATTAACCACTACATGTTTGTGGATCGAGATCACTGGTATGGTTCTCCGCTGCATAGCGACGGTACCGTGTCTCCGGGATAT
This sequence is a window from Candidatus Zixiibacteriota bacterium. Protein-coding genes within it:
- a CDS encoding beta-galactosidase; this encodes MLGVIGDRFSIGKETHAPFSAELHYFRIDKRYWSICFERIKRAGFKIIATAVPWNVHQDEAKHFDFAGLTDPKKDLIVFLELAREFGFKVILRPGPWVAGQLPYGGLPKFLFNDLKIFARDAAGQETALESSYNVEAGYLPSYLHRNFQFHLKSFFKTFIEITKNYVHPRGPVFMVELDYETSFGRLLDPASADYNPDVLAEYYPEFLEDRYGDIKKLNAVYKEKNTRFDTVEPPRKFTRLEIKHYPKILDWFRYREYMLRTYLQMLEDMFTAYTVEPLVFRSLYFREGDLLPSFNLIPDDMAPFLSASTFPKGTYFDLAMKGRFLRAEYGFAFASSFTSGAAASDPEREEELAPIRNNVRRFYFAATMAAGFKGINHYMFVDRDHWYGSPLHSDGTVSPGYEIASRFNTAISDVGLEEMDHNFEIAVVGNRLYSWLNLTPDEKTFPYIHRLLDESSTGFCRDLMRLKMNFGVRENRDWASMAKYRLLFVPSAEVMSAKDQEAIVELVKGGQSVILCGLMPKYDENFKDCQILAKCFRLRTTLDCRIAPIEYKTESFPTHVYGSIRSTDQTKTRKLVMSGNKLVGACCSRYKGNMYFFSFDISSGGNHRKLAFVESILETEKIKSALYCSDPSVDISFQMGTKKGLLSIVTPPPGELSGGFEAPQKEIIIRADLKALGMKAPRLRLIDLFSDPEEPNVIRTTPKELADGLAMNVSVPDGMVFLVKRY
- a CDS encoding Fic family protein, with the protein product MDFFKLPKPEIDNLVETSARLLRRFPEAYNWIESTSQPKYLHWDKVRFKPLPDGVTPEEFWALVKTARRLSPSRVRTPVRDEKGVYFTWQKVPGFDYFLHEADLGLGGFLASVKVDDQSQRQRFIARGIMEEAIASSQLEGANTTRRVAKRMLLEQREPKNESEQMILNNYCVMRDIEEGIKNQELSEDLLLQMHAALLKSTEEAQNGGRYRKNADGIVISNSLTGMIYHIPPKEKFIRREMEKFVQFANSDLTPQQFIHPVIKAIILHFWLGFLHPFVDGNGRLARTIFYWYLLRKDYWAFSYLPVSKVIKASPVQYRDAYVYSEQDDNDLTYFIDYNLRKISQARRQFERHVRRQGAENRKMLTTIRKRFTVNDRQVQLIRFFHKNPEATTSIRTHSQIYDVSRVTARKDLEELEQLGLLSSQKIGRVKPFSATDKLTGLL
- a CDS encoding HD-GYP domain-containing protein; the encoded protein is MLDATIRRLIALRLSNSQVKQIVADEMVRMCSLKPPGLSFDAYCQEVVHILLSELQEQVADVCTGECDNGDSPAESITVREAGQPGTPMDFDKIIDGLMHAFRRDLLFSHMDMIGALGSAIAERDTGTNDHNFRVTIAAVLLAEAHGLENEQIRSLMKGSFLHDVGKIGIPDAIMIKPGKLASDERHIMDSHVERGAYIVRGAHWLDDARDVILYHHEKWDGSGYVAGLAGDKIPLNARLFAVVDVFDALTSERPYKPALSLDRAMKTMRDESGSHFDPELLNSFMGIGEEIHREVVESPSPELELRLKNLTRKYFSPKKTVK
- the pepF gene encoding oligoendopeptidase F — translated: MTTATETTAKAVPTRDDIDDNHKWNLTDLFPSDDAWEEGVNQAEKIIEQAKKFSGQLATAKTLYECLESRTELNLLTSRLYQYARLNQDLNNRVSKYQATSDRAAALSSRAGTAFAFVEPELLQLDEAKLLEMEACFPKTGVYDFYLKELIRSSKHVRSEEVEELLAMSATVARGPETIFTMLDDADLTYPTIKDEEGQDLPLTKQRVAKCLESSDPRVRKDAHCAFYSVYKEHLNTLGASLSATITKDLFYSKARRFDDCLSAALFGNNIPTSVYNSLLDSTEANLTGLNKYTSVRKRILGLDEIHTYDMMCPLFPDRDYEVPYDSAIKEILEAVKPLGEDYVKVLSRAFDSRWVDVFETESKGSGAYNWGSYGVHPFVLMNYNDTIDNMFTLAHEMGHSLHSYLSCKTQPFAKSQYSIFVAEVASTLNEGLVLQHLLKKAADDRDRLYLLNRYLDNTWGTFFNQVMYGRFELKIHQEIEGGGALSPDMMSTLWKELTRKYYGPDMTIDEFSPLKWSRIPHFYLNFYVFQYATSYAASQAILNKVTSGEDGIIDRYLELLSSGGNDYPIEQLKKCGVDMSTPAPVDATLKYFAQQVDELDKLG